The following are from one region of the Endozoicomonas sp. 4G genome:
- the coaD gene encoding pantetheine-phosphate adenylyltransferase has translation MSKVIYPGTFDPITKGHLDLVERAARIFDNVVIAVAESPKKKPLFDLAKRVELAEEVTAHLDNVSVTGFSSLLAHFLEEQKATVILRGLRAVSDFEYEFQMANMNRILAPSVESLFLTPAEQYSYISSTLVREIASLGGDIDKFVSPCVQEALKEKLGPRTMAESKS, from the coding sequence ATGAGCAAAGTAATCTACCCCGGCACTTTTGACCCTATCACCAAAGGCCACCTGGATCTGGTAGAACGGGCAGCAAGAATTTTTGATAACGTGGTCATAGCAGTAGCAGAAAGCCCTAAAAAGAAGCCTCTGTTTGATCTGGCCAAACGTGTTGAGCTGGCAGAAGAAGTGACCGCTCACCTTGATAATGTTTCGGTAACAGGTTTCAGCTCCCTGCTGGCTCACTTTCTGGAAGAGCAGAAAGCCACGGTGATTCTTCGTGGCCTGAGGGCTGTTTCCGATTTCGAATACGAATTCCAGATGGCCAACATGAACCGAATTCTGGCGCCCAGCGTAGAAAGTCTGTTTTTAACGCCTGCTGAACAATACTCTTATATTTCTTCTACGCTGGTACGGGAAATAGCCTCACTGGGTGGAGATATCGACAAGTTTGTCTCCCCCTGTGTTCAGGAGGCCCTGAAAGAGAAACTTGGCCCGCGCACAATGGCTGAAAGCAAGTCCTGA
- a CDS encoding DUF2835 family protein has product MNKATFSVSLNSQQVLQYYQGKKNRVQVNTREGFSMSIPYDILLKFVTREGVHGTFEISYGSDGKLGELRKLG; this is encoded by the coding sequence ATGAATAAGGCTACCTTTTCTGTCAGTTTGAATTCCCAGCAGGTCTTACAGTATTACCAAGGCAAGAAAAACCGCGTCCAAGTCAATACCCGGGAAGGCTTTAGCATGAGCATTCCCTACGACATCCTTCTCAAGTTTGTCACCCGTGAAGGGGTCCATGGCACTTTTGAAATCTCTTATGGATCAGATGGCAAGCTGGGAGAGCTTCGAAAGCTTGGCTGA
- a CDS encoding YfhL family 4Fe-4S dicluster ferredoxin codes for MSLIITDDCINCDVCEPECPNSAISPGEDIYEIDPNLCTECVGHYDEPQCQQVCPVDCIPKDSNNVESQDELMEKYLMITAAA; via the coding sequence ATGTCCCTGATTATTACTGATGACTGCATTAACTGCGATGTCTGCGAGCCCGAGTGCCCAAACAGTGCGATCTCTCCCGGGGAAGATATCTACGAGATTGACCCTAACCTTTGTACTGAATGCGTGGGTCATTACGACGAGCCACAATGCCAGCAGGTTTGCCCGGTCGACTGCATCCCCAAAGACTCGAATAATGTCGAGTCGCAGGATGAGTTAATGGAAAAGTATTTGATGATTACTGCCGCAGCTTGA